The Pirellulales bacterium genome has a segment encoding these proteins:
- a CDS encoding Gfo/Idh/MocA family oxidoreductase, whose amino-acid sequence MHEGSMPGTSPVKNANRREFLKTSSAAAVGVGLAAQFSLARQAHAAENDDTIRIALVGCGGRGTGAIQDSLQANQRVKLIAMADAFGDRLNSSLDQLMRNGKIAPMIDVPEDRRFVGLDAYQKALATDCDLVILATPPGFRPIHFEAAVSANKHVFMEKPVATDAPGVRRVLAAVEESKKKNLGVGVGLQRRHHGGYIETIKRLQDGAIGDIIAARVYWNGGPPWVHRRSELKQQYGRDLSEMEYQLRNWYYFVWLCGDNIVEQHIHNLDVINWLKGAYPVKANGMGGSQVRRGPDYGQIYDHHCVEFEYADGTRMFSQCRQTEGCWSSISEHAHGSKGYADISGHEIFADGSKPSWQFPRGRRQRDYEQEHADLIASIRAGSPLNEGEYGAKSTMTAILGRMCTYSGQVLSWDDALASTVSYLPTELDFQAQPPVTPGADGMYAVPMPGITKVI is encoded by the coding sequence ATGCACGAAGGATCCATGCCAGGCACATCGCCTGTCAAGAATGCCAACCGCCGCGAATTTCTCAAGACATCCAGCGCTGCCGCCGTCGGCGTGGGGTTGGCCGCTCAGTTTTCACTGGCCCGCCAAGCCCACGCGGCGGAAAACGACGACACCATTCGCATCGCCCTGGTGGGCTGCGGGGGTCGCGGAACCGGCGCCATCCAAGACTCACTTCAGGCCAATCAACGGGTCAAATTGATTGCGATGGCCGACGCCTTTGGCGATCGATTGAATTCGTCGCTCGATCAGTTGATGCGGAATGGGAAAATTGCCCCGATGATCGACGTTCCAGAGGATCGGCGCTTTGTCGGACTTGACGCTTATCAAAAAGCGCTAGCTACCGACTGCGATCTGGTGATCTTGGCCACACCGCCAGGTTTTCGACCGATTCATTTCGAGGCCGCCGTGAGCGCAAATAAACATGTCTTCATGGAAAAGCCCGTGGCGACCGATGCCCCCGGCGTCCGGCGCGTGCTGGCGGCCGTCGAAGAATCGAAGAAGAAGAATCTGGGCGTCGGCGTCGGCCTGCAGCGCCGTCATCACGGCGGTTACATCGAAACCATCAAGCGATTGCAAGATGGCGCGATCGGCGACATCATTGCCGCCCGCGTCTATTGGAACGGCGGCCCGCCGTGGGTGCATCGCCGCTCGGAGCTAAAGCAACAATACGGCCGCGACCTGTCCGAAATGGAATACCAATTGCGCAACTGGTATTATTTCGTGTGGCTCTGCGGCGACAATATCGTCGAGCAGCACATTCACAACCTGGACGTCATCAATTGGCTCAAGGGCGCCTACCCTGTCAAAGCCAACGGCATGGGGGGGAGTCAGGTCCGTCGCGGGCCAGATTACGGTCAAATCTACGATCATCACTGCGTGGAATTCGAATATGCCGACGGCACCCGAATGTTCAGCCAGTGCCGACAAACCGAGGGCTGCTGGAGCAGTATCTCCGAGCACGCCCACGGTTCGAAAGGCTATGCCGACATCAGCGGGCACGAGATCTTTGCCGATGGCTCGAAGCCGAGTTGGCAATTTCCGCGCGGACGCAGGCAGCGTGATTATGAACAGGAGCACGCGGATCTGATCGCCAGCATTCGCGCCGGCTCACCCCTGAACGAAGGCGAATACGGCGCAAAAAGCACGATGACCGCCATTCTCGGCCGCATGTGTACCTACAGCGGGCAAGTGCTCTCGTGGGACGATGCGCTGGCGAGCACGGTGAGTTATTTGCCAACGGAGCTCGACTTCCAGGCCCAGCCACCCGTGACTCCTGGCGCGGACGGCATGTACGCAGTGCCAATGCCGGGCATCA
- a CDS encoding SUMF1/EgtB/PvdO family nonheme iron enzyme — MNSNVDSRSQYFLLAIGFFLFALPGTIVAETASTAATTPPVPLVPVPHSSAASEQEMTPYTEIVVGAEAKFDMLPIPGGKFTMGSPESEPGRKPDEGPQHEVAVEPFWMGKYEVAWDAFEEYTMKMNAHRRKVLSQPATPNDKLADAIAHPTPPYTDMSFDMGKDGRPAIAMTHYAARMYCKWLSTKTGRYYRLPTEAEWEYACRAGTKTAYSFGDDPAKLGEYAWYFENADGKYHKLGAKKPNPWGLYDMHGNVCEWVLDQYDPDYYQKFAGKVSNNPFAATSKMYPHVARGGHWDDDDPAMLRCAARRSSDQEWKQQDPQLPQSVWYYTDAPWVGFRVVRPLREPTAEEKQKIWDEGLDAEGEGARIAYPEAVVEK, encoded by the coding sequence ATGAATTCAAACGTAGATTCACGGTCGCAATATTTTCTGTTGGCAATCGGCTTTTTCTTGTTTGCGCTACCCGGCACCATCGTTGCCGAGACTGCGTCTACCGCTGCGACAACACCACCGGTTCCCCTGGTTCCCGTTCCCCATTCGTCGGCGGCCAGTGAGCAGGAGATGACGCCCTACACGGAAATTGTTGTCGGCGCAGAGGCTAAATTCGACATGCTCCCCATTCCTGGCGGCAAGTTCACGATGGGTAGCCCAGAGAGCGAACCCGGCCGAAAGCCGGACGAAGGCCCGCAGCATGAAGTCGCGGTCGAGCCGTTTTGGATGGGCAAGTACGAAGTCGCCTGGGACGCGTTCGAAGAATACACCATGAAAATGAACGCGCACCGCCGCAAAGTGCTCAGTCAGCCAGCGACTCCGAATGATAAACTGGCTGACGCCATCGCGCATCCGACGCCCCCATATACCGATATGTCGTTCGACATGGGCAAAGACGGACGGCCCGCGATTGCGATGACGCATTATGCCGCTCGCATGTATTGCAAGTGGCTGAGCACCAAAACGGGTCGCTACTATCGGCTGCCGACCGAGGCCGAGTGGGAATACGCCTGCCGCGCCGGTACGAAAACCGCGTATTCGTTCGGCGACGATCCGGCGAAACTGGGTGAATATGCCTGGTACTTCGAGAATGCCGACGGCAAGTATCACAAGCTCGGCGCGAAGAAGCCCAACCCCTGGGGCTTGTACGACATGCACGGCAATGTCTGCGAATGGGTGCTCGATCAGTACGATCCCGATTATTATCAGAAATTCGCTGGAAAGGTAAGTAATAATCCGTTTGCGGCCACGTCGAAGATGTACCCGCACGTCGCCCGGGGTGGACATTGGGACGATGACGACCCGGCCATGCTGCGCTGCGCCGCTCGACGCAGTTCGGATCAAGAATGGAAGCAGCAAGATCCACAATTGCCGCAAAGCGTGTGGTATTACACCGATGCGCCGTGGGTAGGCTTCCGCGTCGTGCGACCCTTGCGAGAGCCGACCGCGGAGGAAAAACAGAAAATCTGGGACGAGGGCCTGGATGCTGAAGGGGAAGGGGCAAGAATTGCTTATCCGGAGGCCGTTGTCGAAAAATAG
- a CDS encoding FAD:protein FMN transferase codes for MSILRRKFIAALVGLASMAGGAFAAPNAVETPTRYSFSEVQMGASWRISLYADDQDTANRAASAVFARVAELNGILSDYDPQSELSRLSSTGGIGKAVPLGEDLWNVLWHSQQLAANSGGAFDVTVGPLTKLWRRARRQQEMPRPELLSAARDATGYRALRLDSDRRTAELQKPNMRLDLGGIGMGYAVDEALKVLKRAGVASAMIDASGDIGTLDAPPGNRGWRIGIAPLSGDGPPSRYVSLANMALTNSGDAFQAVELGGQRFSHIVDPHTGLGLVNRSSVVVIAPDCTTADSYATAVAVLGPAQGMKLIDATPGAEAFVVRQADSGQIETSESTGFKKFVEDD; via the coding sequence ATGTCCATATTACGCAGGAAATTCATCGCCGCACTCGTGGGATTGGCTTCCATGGCAGGCGGAGCATTCGCGGCGCCAAATGCGGTGGAAACGCCGACACGCTACTCCTTCTCCGAAGTTCAGATGGGGGCGTCGTGGCGAATTTCATTGTACGCCGACGATCAAGACACTGCAAATCGGGCAGCCAGCGCTGTGTTCGCACGGGTGGCCGAGCTCAATGGCATCCTCAGCGACTACGATCCACAGAGCGAATTGAGCCGACTCAGTTCGACGGGGGGGATCGGAAAAGCCGTGCCCCTGGGCGAGGATCTCTGGAACGTGCTGTGGCATTCGCAGCAGCTTGCCGCCAACAGCGGCGGAGCATTTGATGTGACGGTGGGGCCGCTAACCAAGTTATGGCGACGGGCGCGACGACAACAGGAAATGCCGCGGCCCGAGCTGCTCTCTGCCGCTAGAGACGCCACCGGCTACCGTGCATTGCGACTCGATTCCGATCGGCGAACCGCGGAATTGCAAAAACCAAACATGCGCCTCGATCTGGGCGGCATCGGCATGGGCTATGCCGTCGACGAAGCATTGAAAGTGCTCAAGCGAGCGGGGGTCGCTTCGGCAATGATCGACGCCAGCGGCGATATTGGCACGCTGGATGCGCCACCAGGAAATCGAGGCTGGCGAATTGGCATCGCCCCACTTTCAGGAGACGGGCCTCCGAGCCGATACGTGTCGCTGGCAAACATGGCGCTGACCAATTCCGGCGATGCGTTTCAGGCCGTCGAACTCGGCGGCCAACGATTTTCGCATATTGTCGATCCGCATACAGGATTGGGACTCGTCAATCGCAGTTCCGTGGTTGTGATCGCGCCCGATTGCACGACCGCCGACAGCTATGCCACCGCGGTCGCCGTGCTTGGTCCGGCACAAGGAATGAAATTGATCGACGCAACGCCGGGAGCGGAAGCATTCGTCGTGCGGCAAGCAGATTCTGGCCAGATCGAGACGAGCGAAAGCACGGGCTTCAAGAAATTTGTGGAGGACGATTGA